One segment of Enterobacter ludwigii DNA contains the following:
- the mukB gene encoding chromosome partition protein MukB, giving the protein MIERGKFRSLTLINWNGFFARTFDLDELVTTLSGGNGAGKSTTMAAFVTALIPDLTLLHFRNTTEAGATSGSRDKGLHGKLKAGVCYSVLDVINSRHQRVVVGVRLQQVAGRDRKVDIKPFAIQGLPTSMQPTALLTETLNERQARVLTLQELKDKLETIEGVQFKQFNSITDYHSLMFDLGVVARRLRSASDRSKYYRLIEASLYGGISSAITRSLRDYLLPENSGVRKAFQDMEAALRENRMTLEAIRVTQSDRDLFKHLISEATNYVAADYMRHANERRVHLDQALEYRRELFTSRKQLVAEQYKHVEMARELGEHNGAEGDLEADYQAASDHLNLVQTALRQQEKIERYEADLDELQIRLEEQNEVVAEAADMQEENEARAEAAELEVDELKNQLADYQQALDVQQTRAIQYTQALQALQRAKELCHLPDLTPESADQWLDTFQAKEQEATEKLLSLEQKMSVAQTAHSQFEQAYQLVVAINGPLARNEAWEVARELLRDGVNQRHLAEQVQPLRMRLNELEQRLREQQEAERMLAEFCKRQGKNYDFDDLEALHQELEARIAALSDSVSNASEQRMTLRQEMEQLQSRSKVLLQRAPVWLAAQSSLNQLSEQCGEQFESSQDVTEYLQQLLEREREAIVERDEVGARKREIDEEIERLSQPGGSEDSRLNALAERFGGVLLSEIYDDVGLDDAPYFSALYGPSRNAIVVPDLSLIADQLAGLEDCPEDLYLIEGDPQSFDDSVFSVDELEKAVVVKIADRQWRYSRFPELPLFGRAARENRIESLHAERETLSERFATLSFDVQKTQRLHQAFSRFIGSHLGVAFEADPEAEIRKLNTRRGELERAISNHENDNQQSRVQFEQAKEGVAALNRILPRLNLLADDTLADRVDEIQERLDEAQEAARFVQQYGNQLAKLEPMVSVLQSDPEQFEQLKEDYAWSQQVQREARQQAFALTEVVQRRAHFGYSDSAEMLSGNSDLNEKLRQRLEQAEAERTRARDAMRSHSAQLNQYNQVLASLKSSFDTKKELLNDLQKELQDIGVRADSGAEERARIRRDELHAQLSNNRARRNQLEKALTFCEAEMDNLTRRLRKLERDYHEMREQVVTAKAGWCAVMRMVKDNNVERRLHRRELAYLSADELRSMSDKALGALRLAVADNEHLRDVLRMSEDPKRPERKIQFFVAVYQHLRERIRQDIIRTDDPVEAIEQMEIELGRLTEELTSREQKLAISSRSVANIIRKTIQREQNRIRQLNQGLQSVSFGQVNSVRLNVNVREAHSTLLEVLSEQHEQHQDLFNSNRLTFSEALAKLYQRLNPQIDMGQRTPQTIGEELLDYRNYLEMEVEVNRGSDGWLRAESGALSTGEAIGTGMSILVMVVQSWEDEARRLRGKDISPCRLLFLDEAARLDARSIATLFELCERLDMQLIIAAPENISPEKGTTYKLVRKVFQNTEHVHVVGLRGFAPQPPESLPETTADAS; this is encoded by the coding sequence ATGATTGAACGCGGTAAATTTCGCTCACTAACGCTGATTAACTGGAACGGCTTCTTTGCCCGGACGTTCGATCTGGATGAACTGGTTACGACGCTCTCCGGTGGTAATGGTGCGGGTAAATCCACCACCATGGCGGCGTTTGTTACGGCACTGATCCCCGATCTGACGCTGCTCCATTTCCGTAACACCACCGAAGCGGGGGCGACCAGCGGCTCTCGCGATAAAGGCCTGCACGGCAAACTCAAAGCAGGCGTCTGTTATTCGGTACTGGACGTCATTAACTCCCGACATCAGCGTGTGGTGGTGGGGGTACGTCTGCAGCAGGTCGCAGGCCGTGACCGTAAAGTGGACATTAAACCGTTTGCCATCCAGGGTCTGCCAACCTCCATGCAGCCCACAGCGCTGCTGACGGAAACCCTTAATGAGCGCCAGGCGCGCGTGCTGACGTTGCAGGAGTTGAAAGATAAGCTCGAAACCATCGAAGGCGTGCAGTTCAAGCAGTTCAACTCCATTACGGATTACCACTCCCTGATGTTCGATCTGGGCGTTGTGGCCCGTCGTCTGCGCAGCGCGTCTGACCGTAGCAAATACTACCGTTTGATCGAAGCATCGTTGTACGGTGGTATCTCCAGCGCCATTACCCGCTCCCTGCGCGACTATCTGTTGCCGGAAAACAGCGGCGTGCGTAAGGCCTTCCAGGATATGGAAGCCGCACTGCGTGAAAACCGCATGACGCTCGAAGCCATTCGCGTGACGCAGTCTGACCGTGACCTGTTTAAGCACCTGATTAGCGAGGCCACCAACTACGTGGCGGCGGACTATATGCGTCACGCCAATGAACGTCGTGTCCATCTCGATCAGGCGTTAGAGTACCGCCGCGAGCTGTTTACCTCCCGTAAACAGCTGGTGGCTGAGCAGTATAAGCACGTCGAAATGGCGCGTGAACTGGGCGAGCACAACGGTGCCGAAGGCGATCTGGAAGCCGATTACCAGGCTGCCAGCGATCACCTGAACCTGGTGCAGACCGCCCTGCGTCAGCAGGAGAAGATCGAGCGCTACGAAGCGGATCTCGATGAGCTGCAAATTCGTCTCGAAGAGCAAAATGAAGTGGTGGCGGAAGCTGCCGACATGCAGGAAGAGAACGAAGCACGTGCTGAGGCCGCCGAGCTGGAAGTGGATGAGCTGAAAAATCAGCTGGCCGATTACCAGCAGGCGCTAGACGTGCAGCAGACGCGTGCAATTCAGTATACCCAGGCACTTCAGGCGTTACAGCGTGCAAAAGAGCTGTGTCATCTGCCTGACCTCACCCCGGAAAGCGCTGACCAGTGGCTGGATACCTTCCAGGCCAAAGAGCAGGAAGCGACCGAGAAACTGCTCTCGCTTGAACAGAAGATGAGCGTCGCGCAAACGGCGCACAGTCAGTTTGAGCAAGCGTACCAGCTGGTTGTGGCAATTAACGGCCCGCTTGCGCGTAACGAAGCGTGGGAAGTTGCCCGTGAACTGCTGCGCGACGGTGTGAATCAGCGCCATCTGGCCGAGCAGGTTCAGCCGCTGCGTATGCGCCTGAACGAACTGGAACAGCGTCTTCGCGAACAGCAGGAAGCCGAGCGTATGCTGGCGGAGTTCTGTAAGCGCCAGGGCAAAAATTACGATTTCGACGATCTTGAAGCTCTGCATCAGGAGCTCGAAGCGCGTATTGCTGCGCTTTCCGATTCCGTATCCAACGCCAGTGAACAGCGCATGACGCTGCGCCAGGAGATGGAACAGCTGCAGTCCCGTTCTAAGGTGCTGCTGCAGCGTGCCCCAGTCTGGCTGGCTGCCCAAAGCAGCCTGAACCAGCTCAGTGAACAGTGCGGCGAACAGTTTGAGTCCAGCCAGGACGTGACCGAATATCTGCAACAGCTGCTGGAGCGCGAGCGCGAGGCGATTGTTGAGCGCGATGAAGTCGGCGCCCGTAAACGCGAGATCGATGAAGAGATTGAGCGCTTAAGCCAGCCTGGTGGTTCGGAAGATTCGCGTCTGAACGCTCTGGCTGAACGTTTTGGCGGCGTGCTGTTGTCCGAAATCTATGACGATGTCGGTCTGGACGATGCGCCGTACTTCTCAGCCCTGTATGGCCCATCACGTAACGCGATTGTGGTCCCGGATCTGTCGCTGATTGCTGACCAGCTGGCAGGGCTGGAAGATTGCCCGGAAGACCTCTATTTAATCGAAGGGGATCCGCAGTCGTTCGATGACAGCGTATTCAGCGTCGATGAGCTGGAAAAAGCGGTTGTCGTCAAAATCGCCGATCGTCAGTGGCGTTATTCTCGCTTCCCTGAGCTTCCGCTGTTTGGTCGCGCAGCGCGTGAAAACCGGATTGAAAGTCTGCACGCCGAGCGTGAGACGTTGTCTGAACGTTTTGCGACCCTGTCGTTTGACGTGCAGAAAACCCAACGTCTGCATCAGGCGTTCAGCCGCTTTATCGGCAGCCATCTGGGCGTGGCGTTTGAAGCTGACCCGGAAGCCGAAATTCGCAAGCTCAACACCCGTCGCGGCGAGCTTGAGCGTGCGATCTCAAACCATGAAAATGACAACCAGCAAAGCCGCGTTCAGTTCGAACAGGCAAAAGAGGGCGTTGCGGCCCTTAACCGCATCCTGCCTCGCCTGAATCTGCTGGCAGATGACACGCTGGCTGACCGCGTGGATGAGATTCAGGAACGTCTGGATGAAGCTCAGGAAGCGGCACGTTTTGTTCAGCAGTACGGTAATCAGCTGGCGAAGCTCGAACCAATGGTCTCCGTGTTGCAGAGCGATCCGGAGCAGTTCGAGCAGTTAAAAGAAGATTATGCCTGGTCGCAGCAGGTGCAGCGCGAAGCGCGCCAGCAGGCGTTTGCCCTGACTGAAGTTGTGCAGCGCCGGGCTCACTTCGGCTACTCCGATTCCGCGGAGATGCTGAGCGGTAACAGCGATCTCAATGAGAAGCTTCGTCAGCGCCTTGAACAGGCTGAAGCGGAACGTACTCGCGCCCGTGACGCGATGCGTAGCCACTCGGCACAGCTGAACCAGTACAATCAGGTCCTGGCCTCGCTGAAAAGCTCCTTCGACACCAAGAAAGAGCTGTTAAACGATCTTCAGAAAGAGTTACAGGACATTGGCGTCCGTGCTGACAGCGGAGCAGAAGAGCGGGCGCGTATCCGTCGTGATGAACTGCATGCGCAGCTCAGTAATAACCGCGCACGTCGTAATCAGTTGGAAAAAGCGCTGACCTTCTGTGAAGCGGAAATGGATAACCTGACTCGTCGCCTGCGCAAGCTGGAGCGTGATTATCACGAAATGCGTGAGCAGGTCGTGACCGCGAAGGCGGGCTGGTGCGCCGTCATGCGGATGGTGAAAGACAATAACGTTGAACGCCGTCTGCATCGTCGCGAGCTGGCCTATCTCTCTGCGGATGAACTGCGCTCTATGTCGGATAAGGCGCTGGGTGCCTTGCGTCTGGCGGTGGCGGATAACGAACACCTGCGCGATGTGCTGCGTATGTCCGAAGATCCGAAACGCCCTGAGCGTAAGATCCAGTTCTTCGTGGCCGTTTATCAGCACCTGCGTGAGCGTATTCGTCAGGACATCATTCGTACCGACGATCCGGTCGAAGCCATTGAGCAGATGGAAATCGAACTGGGCCGCCTGACGGAAGAGTTGACCTCCCGCGAGCAGAAACTGGCTATCAGTTCCCGCAGCGTGGCGAATATCATCCGTAAAACCATCCAGCGCGAGCAGAACCGAATTCGCCAGCTGAACCAGGGCTTGCAGAGCGTATCGTTTGGTCAGGTAAACAGCGTGCGTCTGAACGTGAACGTGCGTGAAGCGCACTCGACGCTGCTGGAAGTGTTGTCTGAACAGCACGAACAGCATCAGGATCTGTTCAACAGCAACCGTCTGACCTTCTCCGAAGCGCTGGCGAAACTGTATCAGCGTCTTAATCCGCAGATTGACATGGGGCAACGCACGCCGCAAACCATTGGTGAAGAGCTCCTGGATTACCGTAACTACCTGGAAATGGAAGTGGAGGTTAACCGTGGTTCAGACGGCTGGCTCCGTGCGGAGTCCGGTGCACTCTCTACCGGTGAAGCTATCGGTACCGGGATGTCGATTCTGGTGATGGTGGTCCAGAGCTGGGAAGATGAAGCACGTCGTCTGCGCGGCAAAGATATCTCCCCATGTCGACTGCTGTTCCTGGATGAAGCGGCGCGTCTTGACGCCCGCTCAATTGCCACACTGTTTGAACTCTGTGAGCGTCTTGATATGCAGCTCATTATCGCAGCGCCGGAGAACATCAGTCCTGAGAAAGGCACCACGTATAAACTGGTGCGTAAGGTATTCCAGAATACCGAACACGTTCACGTGGTCGGGTTACGCGGTTTTGCTCCGCAGCCGCCAGAATCCTTACCGGAAACAACGGCAGACGCGTCTTGA
- the ldtD gene encoding L,D-transpeptidase, whose protein sequence is MLLKKKCGRQLSALSLCLAVTFAPLLTAQADEPEIVPTDSTATTGTQPTSLSQPLEQSPATAIMAGIKPLPEGIDAESLRQQLLSGLPAGYTPVYTSQLTLLYAARDMKPMWENRDAVRAFQQQLAEVAIAGFQPQFTKWVELLTDPAVTGQARDVVLSDAMMGYLQFVAGIPVNGNRWLYSDKPYKLATPALSVINQWQLALDSGDLPRFIASLSPAHPQYATMHQSLLELVGDSRPWPQMRGTATLRPGQWSSDVPALREILKRSGILDSGPKIALPGDDAQSVVVSPSAPVKEKKAAVLSDKPAAYDRELVAAVKQFQAAQGLGADGVIGQSTRDWLNVSPAQRAGVLALNIQRLRLLPGTLSTGIMVNIPAYSLVYYQNGSEVLASRVIVGRPDRKTPMMSSALNNVVVNPPWNVPPTLARKDILPKVWNDPGYLERHGYTVMRGWNSKEAIDPYMVDWSTITASNLPFRFQQAPGAHNSLGRYKFNMPSSDAIYLHDTPNHNLFQKDTRALSSGCVRVNKASELANMLLQDAGWNDTRISDALKQGDTRYVNIRHNIPVNLYYLTAFVGEDGRTQYRTDIYNYDLTARSGAQILPKAEQLIR, encoded by the coding sequence ATGTTGCTAAAGAAAAAATGTGGTCGTCAGCTGTCTGCGCTAAGTTTATGCCTGGCAGTGACGTTTGCTCCACTGTTAACCGCTCAGGCCGACGAGCCTGAAATTGTGCCGACTGACAGCACAGCAACGACTGGCACACAGCCAACGTCGCTGTCTCAACCGCTGGAGCAGTCTCCTGCGACGGCCATCATGGCCGGTATTAAACCGTTGCCAGAAGGCATCGACGCGGAATCGCTTCGCCAGCAGCTGCTGTCTGGGCTGCCAGCAGGCTACACGCCTGTCTATACCAGTCAGCTCACGCTGCTCTATGCGGCGCGTGACATGAAACCCATGTGGGAAAACCGTGATGCGGTGCGCGCCTTCCAGCAACAGCTGGCAGAAGTCGCCATTGCAGGGTTCCAGCCGCAGTTCACAAAATGGGTTGAGCTCTTAACCGATCCTGCTGTCACCGGGCAGGCGCGGGACGTGGTGCTTTCCGATGCCATGATGGGGTATCTCCAGTTTGTGGCCGGTATTCCGGTCAATGGTAACCGTTGGTTGTACAGCGATAAGCCTTACAAGCTGGCGACTCCGGCCCTGTCGGTAATTAACCAGTGGCAACTGGCACTGGATAGTGGCGATCTGCCGCGCTTTATTGCGAGCCTCTCGCCGGCACATCCGCAATACGCGACCATGCATCAGTCGCTTCTGGAACTGGTCGGGGATTCACGTCCATGGCCGCAGATGCGTGGTACCGCGACGCTGCGTCCTGGACAGTGGAGCAGCGATGTGCCTGCCCTGCGTGAGATCCTCAAACGCTCCGGTATTCTGGATAGCGGGCCTAAAATTGCCCTGCCGGGTGACGATGCGCAAAGCGTCGTTGTCAGCCCGTCAGCCCCGGTGAAAGAGAAAAAAGCCGCCGTTCTGAGTGATAAGCCCGCGGCCTACGATCGGGAGCTGGTTGCAGCGGTTAAGCAGTTTCAGGCTGCTCAGGGGCTGGGTGCTGATGGCGTGATTGGCCAGTCAACGCGCGACTGGCTGAACGTCTCACCTGCGCAGCGGGCAGGGGTGCTGGCGCTCAATATCCAGCGTTTACGCTTGCTGCCAGGGACCCTCTCTACCGGCATCATGGTGAATATTCCGGCGTATTCGCTGGTCTATTACCAGAACGGCAGTGAAGTGCTGGCGTCACGCGTGATTGTGGGACGTCCCGATCGCAAAACGCCGATGATGAGCAGTGCGCTGAACAACGTGGTGGTTAACCCGCCGTGGAACGTACCGCCGACGCTGGCACGTAAAGACATTCTGCCCAAGGTCTGGAACGATCCGGGTTACCTTGAACGCCATGGCTATACGGTGATGCGCGGCTGGAACAGCAAAGAGGCGATAGACCCCTATATGGTCGACTGGTCAACCATTACCGCGTCTAATCTGCCATTCCGGTTCCAGCAGGCACCCGGTGCGCATAACTCGCTCGGACGCTACAAGTTCAATATGCCGAGTTCAGATGCTATCTATCTGCACGATACGCCGAACCACAATCTGTTCCAGAAAGACACCCGCGCGCTGAGTTCAGGCTGTGTGCGTGTCAATAAAGCCTCGGAGCTGGCTAATATGCTGTTGCAGGATGCAGGCTGGAACGATACGCGCATCTCTGACGCCCTGAAGCAGGGGGATACGCGTTACGTTAATATTCGCCATAATATTCCGGTCAATCTTTATTATCTGACGGCGTTTGTGGGTGAGGACGGGCGGACGCAGTATCGTACAGATATTTACAATTATGATCTCACGGCGCGATCCGGCGCACAAATTTTGCCAAAAGCTGAACAATTAATCAGGTAA
- a CDS encoding YcbK family protein: MDKFDANRRKLLALGGVALGAAAILPTPAFATLSTPRPRVLTLNNLHTGESLKAEFFDGRGYIQDELARLNHFFRDFRANKIKAIDPGLFDQLFRLQGLLGTSKPVQLISGYRSVDTNNELRAHSRGVAKKSYHTKGQAMDFHIEGVSLANIRKAALSMRAGGVGYYPSSNFVHIDTGPVRHW, from the coding sequence ATGGACAAATTTGACGCTAATCGCCGCAAACTGCTGGCGTTAGGTGGTGTTGCGCTCGGCGCAGCGGCCATCTTGCCGACGCCAGCATTTGCCACCCTCTCGACACCTCGTCCGCGAGTTTTAACGCTCAACAATCTCCACACCGGTGAGTCGTTAAAAGCGGAGTTCTTCGATGGCAGAGGCTATATTCAGGATGAATTAGCAAGACTTAACCATTTTTTCCGTGATTTCCGCGCGAATAAAATAAAAGCCATCGACCCAGGACTGTTTGATCAGTTATTCCGCCTTCAGGGCCTGCTGGGTACCAGCAAGCCAGTGCAGCTTATTTCTGGTTATCGCTCTGTTGATACCAATAATGAACTGCGCGCCCACAGCCGTGGGGTAGCGAAAAAAAGCTATCACACGAAGGGACAGGCAATGGATTTCCATATTGAAGGCGTTTCGTTAGCCAATATTCGCAAAGCTGCGTTATCTATGCGCGCAGGTGGTGTAGGATATTACCCAAGTAGCAACTTTGTGCATATTGATACCGGTCCGGTCCGGCACTGGTAA
- a CDS encoding MBL fold metallo-hydrolase, whose translation MNYRIIPVTAFSQNCSLIWCEQTKLAALVDPGGDAEKIKQEVADSGVTLMQILLTHGHLDHVGAAAELAQHFGVPVIGPEKEDEFWLQGLPAQSRMFGLDECLPLTPDRWLNEGERVNVGNVTLQVLHCPGHTPGHIVFFDDQSRLLISGDVIFKGGVGRSDFPRGDHGQLIQSIKQKLLPLGDDVTFIPGHGPMSTLGYERLHNPFLQDEMPVW comes from the coding sequence ATGAACTATCGTATTATTCCGGTTACTGCATTCTCCCAGAATTGTTCATTAATCTGGTGTGAGCAAACCAAACTGGCCGCGCTTGTCGATCCCGGCGGTGACGCTGAGAAAATCAAGCAGGAAGTCGCTGATAGCGGTGTCACGCTGATGCAGATTTTACTGACGCATGGTCATCTTGATCATGTTGGTGCGGCGGCGGAGCTGGCACAGCACTTCGGTGTGCCTGTGATCGGTCCGGAAAAAGAAGATGAGTTCTGGCTGCAGGGTTTACCAGCCCAGAGCCGCATGTTTGGCCTTGATGAGTGTCTGCCCCTGACGCCCGATCGCTGGCTAAATGAAGGAGAGCGCGTTAACGTAGGGAATGTGACTTTGCAGGTGTTGCATTGTCCTGGGCATACGCCAGGCCATATTGTCTTCTTTGATGACCAGTCCCGTCTGCTGATTTCCGGCGATGTGATTTTCAAAGGTGGCGTAGGACGCAGCGATTTTCCACGTGGCGACCACGGACAGCTGATTCAGTCGATTAAACAGAAGTTGTTGCCGCTGGGCGATGATGTGACGTTTATCCCTGGACACGGTCCGATGTCGACGCTGGGTTATGAACGACTCCATAACCCGTTCCTTCAGGACGAAATGCCTGTCTGGTAA
- the aspC gene encoding aspartate transaminase, with the protein MFENITAAPADPILGLADLFRADDRPGKINLGIGVYKDETGKTPVLTSVKKAEQYLLENETTKNYLGIDGIPEFGRCTQELLFGKGSAIVSDKRARTAQTPGGTGALRVAADFLAKNTSVKRVWVSNPSWPNHKSVFNSAGLEVREYAYYDAANHSLDFDGLLASLNEAQAGDVVLFHGCCHNPTGIDPTLEQWEQLAKLSVEKGWLPLFDFAYQGFARGLEEDAEGLRAFAAVHQELIVASSYSKNFGLYNERVGACTLVAANTETVDRAFSQMKSVIRANYSNPPAHGASVVATILSNDALRAIWEQELNDMRQRIQRMRLLFVNTLAEKGADRDFSFIIKQNGMFSFSGLTKEQVLRLREEFGVYAVASGRVNVAGMTPDNMAPLCEAIVAVL; encoded by the coding sequence ATGTTTGAGAACATTACCGCCGCTCCTGCCGACCCTATTCTGGGCCTGGCCGATCTGTTTCGTGCCGACGACCGCCCTGGTAAAATCAACCTGGGTATTGGTGTATATAAAGATGAAACCGGCAAAACCCCGGTGCTGACCAGCGTTAAAAAAGCTGAGCAGTATCTGCTGGAAAATGAAACCACCAAAAATTACCTCGGTATTGATGGTATCCCTGAATTTGGTCGTTGCACTCAGGAACTGCTGTTCGGCAAAGGCAGTGCAATTGTGAGCGACAAGCGTGCGCGTACAGCACAGACCCCTGGCGGTACCGGCGCGCTGCGCGTCGCGGCGGATTTCCTTGCGAAAAACACCTCTGTTAAGCGTGTCTGGGTGAGCAACCCAAGCTGGCCAAACCACAAGAGCGTATTCAACTCTGCAGGCCTGGAAGTACGCGAATATGCTTACTACGACGCGGCTAACCACTCTCTGGACTTCGACGGTCTGCTGGCCAGCCTGAACGAGGCTCAGGCGGGTGATGTGGTGCTGTTCCACGGCTGCTGCCACAACCCAACCGGTATTGATCCAACACTGGAACAGTGGGAACAGCTGGCGAAGCTCTCCGTAGAAAAAGGCTGGCTGCCGCTGTTTGACTTTGCATACCAGGGCTTCGCCCGTGGTCTGGAAGAAGACGCGGAAGGCCTGCGCGCTTTTGCTGCCGTGCATCAGGAACTGATCGTGGCAAGCTCTTACTCCAAGAACTTCGGTCTTTACAATGAGCGTGTCGGTGCCTGTACGCTGGTTGCGGCGAACACTGAAACCGTTGATCGTGCATTCAGCCAGATGAAATCCGTGATCCGCGCTAACTACTCTAACCCGCCTGCACACGGTGCCTCTGTCGTTGCGACTATCCTGAGCAACGATGCACTGCGCGCTATCTGGGAACAAGAGCTGAACGATATGCGTCAGCGTATTCAGCGCATGCGTCTGCTGTTTGTGAACACCCTTGCGGAGAAAGGCGCTGACCGTGACTTCAGCTTTATTATTAAGCAGAACGGTATGTTCTCTTTCAGCGGCCTGACCAAAGAACAGGTTCTGCGTCTGCGTGAAGAGTTTGGCGTCTACGCCGTGGCGTCTGGCCGCGTCAACGTTGCAGGCATGACCCCAGACAATATGGCGCCGCTGTGCGAAGCCATCGTCGCCGTGCTGTAA
- a CDS encoding porin yields the protein MMKRNILAVVIPALLVAGAANAAEIYNKSGNKLDLYGKVVGEHDFVTSGDNTDSNDATYAQIGFKGETQINDQLTGFGQWEYRALASQAESNQTQRTRLAFAGLKAGDAGSIDYGRNYGIVYDVESYTDMAPSFSGMTWANYSDNFMTGRNSGLLTYRNSDFFGLVDGLSLGLQYQGKNERTDVRTANGDGFGTSVGYEFGEGFGLIGAYSNSDRTDGQSADGKGEKAEAWAVGAKYDANNIYLATTYAETRNMTREDDGSFANKTQNFEVIAQYQFDFGLRPSVSYVQSKGKNLAQRGTFAGGDADLQKFVELGATYYFNKNFNIYVDYQLNLIDDTDYSRSVGIVNGKDDQVAMAVTYQF from the coding sequence ATGATGAAGCGCAATATTCTGGCAGTGGTAATCCCTGCCCTGCTGGTAGCCGGTGCAGCTAACGCTGCAGAAATCTATAACAAAAGCGGCAACAAACTGGATCTGTACGGGAAAGTGGTTGGTGAGCACGACTTCGTTACCTCTGGTGACAACACTGACAGCAACGACGCTACCTATGCTCAGATCGGTTTCAAAGGCGAGACTCAAATTAACGACCAACTGACTGGTTTCGGTCAGTGGGAATACCGTGCTCTGGCAAGCCAGGCAGAAAGCAACCAGACTCAGCGTACCCGTCTGGCGTTCGCCGGTCTGAAAGCAGGTGATGCAGGTTCCATCGACTACGGCCGTAACTACGGTATCGTATACGACGTAGAATCTTACACCGATATGGCGCCATCTTTCTCAGGTATGACCTGGGCAAACTACTCTGACAACTTCATGACTGGCCGTAACTCTGGTCTCCTGACTTACCGCAACTCTGACTTCTTCGGTCTGGTTGACGGTCTGAGCCTGGGCCTGCAGTATCAGGGCAAAAACGAGCGTACTGACGTGAGAACCGCTAACGGTGACGGTTTCGGTACCTCTGTAGGTTATGAGTTCGGTGAAGGTTTCGGCCTGATCGGCGCATACAGCAACTCTGACCGTACTGACGGGCAATCCGCAGACGGCAAAGGCGAGAAAGCGGAAGCATGGGCTGTTGGTGCTAAATACGATGCGAACAACATCTACCTGGCAACCACCTATGCTGAAACGCGTAACATGACCCGTGAAGACGACGGTTCTTTCGCAAACAAAACGCAGAACTTCGAAGTTATCGCTCAGTACCAGTTCGACTTCGGTCTGCGCCCATCCGTGTCCTACGTGCAGTCTAAAGGTAAAAACCTTGCACAACGTGGCACCTTCGCTGGCGGCGATGCTGACCTGCAGAAATTCGTTGAACTGGGTGCAACTTACTACTTCAACAAAAACTTCAACATCTATGTTGATTACCAGCTGAACCTGATCGACGACACCGACTACTCTCGTAGCGTAGGTATCGTGAACGGTAAAGACGACCAGGTTGCAATGGCTGTGACCTACCAGTTCTAA